One part of the Methylobacterium mesophilicum SR1.6/6 genome encodes these proteins:
- a CDS encoding helix-turn-helix transcriptional regulator → MGTRYAPAERLLALGLALAEARGGLTLDQMAETVGVNRRTAERLRDTLHRLLPGGLLSFTRDDGTKIWRVPAGRLAPLQTPTLDELTELRVAADRARRQGLVHEAGRLDTLAAKLEANQNRHAFRRIDANLENLLAATGVVARPGPQETIAPEILLVLREAVLACHAVRLVYRRRDTGSFSYPILYPYGFLTGSRTYLVGFNPHPKVCEHRLYAIANIERVRLTGETFVRDETFDLPAYAARSFGAFWDGKTFDIVWRFAPEVAEDVRHFRFHPDQQVTTDDRGRVTVTFRASGLTEMVWHLFTWGRHVEILGPEVLRAHYRAFLDEAATTLACAEDTVPSEARCVDADPIDGIDAVRPSLNNPRLVG, encoded by the coding sequence ATGGGGACGCGCTACGCACCCGCCGAGCGCCTGCTGGCGTTAGGCCTCGCGTTGGCCGAAGCGCGCGGCGGTCTAACGCTCGACCAGATGGCTGAGACTGTTGGCGTCAACCGCCGGACCGCCGAGCGGCTCCGCGACACGCTACACCGCCTCCTGCCGGGCGGTCTCCTCTCGTTCACCCGCGACGACGGCACGAAGATCTGGCGCGTTCCTGCTGGGCGTTTAGCACCGCTTCAGACCCCAACGCTCGACGAGCTCACGGAGCTGCGCGTCGCGGCGGACAGGGCGCGGCGCCAAGGGCTCGTCCACGAGGCAGGACGACTGGATACCCTCGCAGCCAAGCTCGAAGCCAATCAAAATCGGCACGCGTTCAGACGCATCGACGCGAACCTCGAGAATTTGCTTGCCGCGACCGGTGTCGTCGCCCGACCTGGTCCCCAGGAGACCATCGCGCCGGAGATCCTCTTAGTTCTGCGGGAGGCTGTCCTCGCCTGCCACGCGGTACGCCTGGTCTATCGACGCCGCGACACGGGCTCGTTCTCATACCCAATCCTGTACCCTTACGGCTTCCTCACCGGCTCGCGCACCTATCTCGTCGGCTTCAACCCGCATCCGAAGGTCTGCGAGCACCGCCTCTATGCAATCGCCAACATCGAGCGGGTGCGCCTGACTGGTGAGACCTTCGTGCGCGACGAGACCTTCGACTTGCCGGCCTATGCCGCTCGGTCCTTCGGCGCGTTCTGGGATGGGAAGACCTTCGACATCGTTTGGCGCTTCGCACCCGAGGTGGCCGAAGACGTCAGACATTTCCGCTTCCATCCTGACCAGCAGGTCACCACCGATGATCGGGGTCGGGTCACGGTTACCTTCCGGGCCTCAGGCCTGACGGAGATGGTATGGCACCTCTTCACCTGGGGGCGCCATGTCGAGATACTCGGCCCCGAGGTCCTGAGAGCTCACTACCGCGCGTTTTTGGACGAAGCCGCGACGACGCTCGCGTGTGCCGAGGACACGGTCCCTTCAGAGGCGCGGTGCGTCGATGCTGACCCGATCGATGGCATCGACGCTGTAAGGCCCTCGCTGAACAACCCTCGCCTAGTGGGATAA
- a CDS encoding DUF262 domain-containing protein, translating to MHDCNSNTHGTAMLPTVPVMPRPHPSIELRCVSRLLTDDEGVPARYFVPAFQRGYRWSRIQVTQLLDDIWEFIQNSEGKEKSAFYCLQPLVVRRKEDGSYEVIDGQQRLTTLFILLAHRKDIIALLSKTSFKIAYETRDTAFLEAIDLERTNENVDFFHIGEAWRAIDAWVKQHDGMHTLKLLQHLLNDDEAGRNVRVIWYELARGDDAIAAFTRLNVGKIPLTETELVRALFLRRAANDESGGAVGSPGRLSLRIAYEWDQIEKRLQDNAVWYFLQNASIGEANRIGLVFRLAAQIADQDVTADYGVFAHFAGVLSTERSAEREWQRVKDLFMTLEEWFEDRELFHILGFVLQREHDSIGNIAALVKESRNSRKAAFAASLRGRVFRMLLHKNIDAMAADEIARHVDSLCRDIGYGDGRIRDLMLLFNLATLLEHPHSNVRFQFDSFKRESWDIEHVRSVSDQRPDRPNEQQEWLHHCLAFLRSSTNDGSSALVERIETYLATDRTSREDFSRIDGDILTYFGEKVTEPDHTLGNLTLLDSGTNRSYKNAVFAVKREQLLLRDRASVFVPVCTRNVFLKYYSREVGNMMFWTTQDAQHYADAIAHTLTRFFASEALTQ from the coding sequence ATGCATGATTGCAACTCAAATACGCACGGTACTGCGATGTTGCCAACAGTCCCTGTGATGCCACGGCCGCATCCATCGATCGAGCTGCGATGCGTATCCCGGCTCCTCACTGACGATGAAGGTGTACCAGCGCGCTACTTCGTCCCAGCTTTTCAGCGTGGATACCGGTGGTCCCGTATACAGGTGACCCAGCTGCTCGATGACATTTGGGAGTTTATTCAAAACAGCGAGGGCAAGGAAAAATCGGCCTTCTACTGCCTCCAGCCGCTGGTTGTTCGGCGCAAGGAAGATGGCAGCTATGAAGTCATCGACGGACAGCAACGTCTTACCACGCTATTCATCCTCCTTGCGCATCGCAAGGACATCATCGCGCTGCTCAGCAAGACATCGTTCAAGATCGCATACGAAACACGCGACACCGCCTTCCTCGAGGCGATCGACCTCGAGCGAACGAACGAGAACGTCGATTTCTTTCACATCGGTGAAGCTTGGCGCGCGATCGATGCTTGGGTGAAGCAGCACGATGGGATGCACACCCTGAAGCTCCTGCAGCACCTCCTCAACGATGATGAGGCGGGTCGCAACGTGCGGGTCATCTGGTACGAGTTGGCGCGCGGGGACGACGCCATCGCAGCTTTTACCCGACTCAACGTCGGCAAGATCCCGCTTACCGAGACCGAGCTAGTCAGAGCGCTATTTCTGCGTCGGGCGGCGAACGACGAGAGCGGGGGCGCCGTAGGCTCGCCAGGCCGGTTGTCGCTGAGGATTGCTTATGAGTGGGACCAGATCGAGAAGCGCTTGCAGGATAATGCGGTCTGGTACTTCCTCCAGAACGCTAGCATCGGCGAGGCCAACAGGATCGGGCTGGTCTTCCGCTTGGCGGCGCAGATCGCGGACCAGGACGTCACGGCAGATTATGGCGTTTTCGCTCACTTTGCTGGGGTGCTCAGCACAGAGCGCAGCGCCGAGCGAGAATGGCAGCGGGTGAAAGATCTATTCATGACGCTGGAGGAATGGTTCGAGGATCGCGAACTGTTCCACATCCTCGGCTTCGTGCTTCAGCGAGAACACGATAGCATCGGCAACATCGCAGCACTGGTTAAGGAAAGTCGAAACTCCAGAAAGGCAGCGTTCGCTGCGAGCCTGCGTGGACGCGTATTCCGGATGTTGTTGCACAAGAACATTGACGCCATGGCTGCGGACGAGATCGCTCGTCACGTGGACTCGCTTTGTCGTGACATCGGCTACGGCGACGGCCGCATCCGTGACCTAATGCTTCTGTTCAACCTCGCCACGTTGCTTGAGCACCCGCACTCGAACGTGCGCTTCCAGTTCGACAGTTTCAAGCGTGAATCGTGGGACATCGAGCATGTCCGCTCGGTGAGCGACCAGCGCCCGGACAGGCCAAACGAACAGCAGGAATGGCTTCATCACTGTCTGGCGTTCCTGCGCTCATCGACAAACGATGGATCGTCGGCACTGGTGGAGCGGATTGAGACATACCTGGCAACCGATCGCACGAGCCGCGAGGATTTCAGTCGAATAGACGGCGACATCCTCACGTACTTTGGGGAGAAGGTTACTGAGCCTGACCACACGCTCGGCAACCTCACACTGCTCGATAGCGGGACCAACCGCAGCTACAAGAACGCCGTGTTTGCTGTGAAACGCGAGCAGTTGCTGCTGCGGGATCGGGCAAGCGTGTTCGTGCCGGTATGCACCCGAAATGTCTTTCTCAAATATTACAGCCGAGAGGTCGGCAATATGATGTTCTGGACTACGCAGGACGCCCAGCATTACGCCGACGCCATCGCGCACACGCTCACACGGTTCTTCGCCAGCGAGGCGCTCACTCAATGA
- a CDS encoding DUF262 domain-containing protein, with translation MRTTFSKFVEHHGRVEIPLIQRDYAQGRPDQHIVRDEFLADLRQALILPAGDPKLPLDLDFVYGSVIGDAFRPLDGQQRLTTLFLLHWYLAWVDGRLDDFRSRFVSAAESRFAYEVRPSSRDFINGLSLYEPTPASTDCVDLGALIADQPWYFRSWQFDPTIRSAISMLDRMHLIFRNETGLFSRLIDDELPAVTFQVLDLKKFDLSDDLYIKMNARGKPLTPFETFKARFERHLQSSFPNERLEVCGGRSIADFFAHEIDTRWSNFFWPFRDLRTATFDDAIMNFMRVVIAVTRAPAADSTTADLTELRSAEPSTYTWFHDRGWLDWDMIAALTTLLVRWSAGPEPFRRHLPANQNFDELSVFKDIIAQPTKLKLDQLVQIAGYVQYLVATCGPVDPVRFAAWMRVVTNLATNTDYNRPDDLRRSLAGVRDLAAGMDDITAYLVQPGIEVQGFLRLQVAEERIKAHLIRLGAGWPERIGRAEGHSYFRGQIGFLLRFAGVDLDAPEAEIARLDASTAADLVEPFEHYLDCASQMFDDLQTDPAGAGRVWERALLTVGDFLLPVGRNHSLLVITQDEPWSWRRLLRNAAEGRDEGRVLRDLWDKLDSSADWSATLATIVATDAGVDLWRKVIRDTPEIYSFGSARMLRFEEDRIYPLRRLQMNGARAELHTFALHQTLKRITHPALRKSEYSETVGWSEEPHSQIEVAHGSEAVTFGLMLYEAPDLYGLYLETPQSPGPDLKAILLGEGFSEIDEWWTKHTSPTDMKADVLSLLEAFH, from the coding sequence ATGAGAACAACCTTCAGCAAATTCGTTGAGCATCATGGTCGTGTCGAGATTCCATTGATTCAGCGCGACTACGCGCAGGGACGGCCGGATCAGCACATCGTGCGCGATGAGTTCCTCGCCGATCTACGGCAGGCCCTGATCCTGCCGGCGGGCGATCCCAAGCTGCCGCTCGACCTCGACTTTGTGTATGGCAGCGTAATCGGTGATGCATTCAGACCACTCGATGGGCAGCAGCGGCTTACGACGCTGTTTCTCCTTCATTGGTACTTGGCTTGGGTTGATGGACGGCTTGACGATTTCCGTTCTCGCTTCGTCTCGGCAGCTGAGTCTCGGTTCGCCTATGAGGTGAGACCGTCGAGCCGCGATTTTATCAATGGACTGTCACTCTACGAACCCACGCCCGCGAGCACGGACTGCGTCGATCTCGGGGCCTTGATTGCGGACCAGCCGTGGTACTTCCGGAGCTGGCAGTTCGACCCGACGATCCGCTCTGCAATCAGCATGCTGGACCGGATGCACTTGATATTCCGTAATGAAACCGGACTTTTTAGCCGACTGATCGATGACGAGCTTCCCGCGGTCACTTTTCAGGTCCTAGACCTGAAGAAATTCGATCTATCGGACGATCTATACATTAAAATGAATGCCCGCGGGAAACCGTTAACGCCGTTTGAGACGTTCAAAGCGCGATTTGAACGCCATCTCCAGAGCTCATTTCCGAATGAGCGTTTAGAAGTCTGTGGCGGCAGGTCCATCGCTGATTTCTTTGCACACGAGATCGACACGCGTTGGTCGAATTTCTTCTGGCCATTCCGAGATCTACGGACGGCGACCTTCGACGACGCAATCATGAACTTCATGCGCGTCGTGATCGCTGTCACGCGTGCGCCGGCGGCGGACAGCACTACGGCGGACCTTACGGAGCTGCGATCCGCAGAGCCCAGCACCTACACCTGGTTTCACGACCGTGGCTGGCTCGATTGGGACATGATCGCTGCACTGACGACACTGCTGGTACGGTGGAGCGCCGGTCCGGAGCCGTTCCGCCGCCACCTCCCTGCGAACCAAAATTTCGATGAGTTGAGTGTTTTCAAGGATATCATCGCGCAGCCGACGAAGTTGAAGCTAGATCAGCTCGTACAAATTGCTGGCTACGTACAGTATCTTGTCGCGACATGCGGTCCGGTCGATCCGGTGCGCTTTGCCGCGTGGATGCGCGTTGTCACGAACCTTGCCACAAATACGGATTACAACCGGCCTGATGATCTGCGCCGCAGCCTCGCCGGTGTTCGGGACCTTGCGGCCGGGATGGACGACATCACGGCCTATCTCGTTCAGCCCGGTATTGAGGTACAGGGCTTCCTTCGCCTCCAAGTCGCGGAGGAGCGTATAAAGGCGCACCTCATTCGTTTGGGCGCTGGCTGGCCGGAGCGGATAGGACGGGCCGAGGGACACTCCTATTTCCGGGGCCAGATCGGCTTCCTGCTGCGGTTTGCCGGCGTCGATTTGGACGCACCGGAGGCGGAAATCGCACGCTTGGATGCGTCGACGGCGGCAGATCTAGTCGAGCCGTTCGAGCACTACCTCGATTGCGCCTCGCAAATGTTTGACGATCTGCAAACCGACCCAGCGGGTGCCGGCCGTGTCTGGGAACGCGCGCTGCTGACCGTTGGCGACTTCCTGCTGCCAGTGGGGCGGAACCACTCGCTGCTTGTCATCACTCAGGACGAGCCGTGGAGTTGGCGTCGCCTCCTGCGCAACGCGGCGGAGGGTCGCGACGAAGGTCGCGTGCTGCGCGATCTGTGGGACAAATTAGATTCGTCAGCAGATTGGTCTGCGACGCTTGCAACGATCGTCGCGACTGACGCCGGCGTCGATCTATGGCGCAAGGTAATTCGCGATACTCCTGAGATCTACAGCTTCGGCAGCGCCAGGATGCTACGATTCGAAGAGGATCGAATATATCCCCTGCGCAGACTGCAAATGAACGGCGCGCGTGCCGAGCTGCATACTTTCGCGCTTCATCAAACCCTAAAACGAATAACGCATCCTGCCCTGCGGAAGAGCGAATACTCCGAGACGGTTGGCTGGAGCGAGGAGCCGCATTCTCAGATAGAAGTTGCACACGGCAGTGAGGCGGTGACATTCGGCTTGATGCTCTACGAGGCGCCCGACCTCTACGGACTCTATCTCGAGACCCCGCAGTCGCCTGGACCGGATTTGAAAGCGATCTTGTTAGGGGAGGGGTTCAGTGAGATTGATGAGTGGTGGACGAAACACACCAGTCCAACCGATATGAAGGCCGATGTGCTATCATTGCTCGAAGCCTTTCACTGA